Proteins from one Chitinophaga oryzae genomic window:
- a CDS encoding putative quinol monooxygenase produces the protein MNVEKFVIAKLYIRPEATTEFRSALDTLAALTRKEPGCIAYTWYPEPGEAGAFTLIEHYRDQAGLKYHFAQPYLVDFVKKMEGWKTKDLKVYFLSASPDALQEDK, from the coding sequence ATGAATGTCGAAAAATTCGTCATCGCCAAACTATACATCCGACCGGAAGCCACCACCGAATTTCGCAGCGCACTGGATACCCTGGCTGCTCTGACAAGAAAAGAGCCTGGCTGCATCGCTTACACCTGGTATCCCGAGCCGGGAGAAGCGGGTGCTTTCACACTGATAGAACACTACAGGGACCAGGCAGGGCTTAAATATCATTTTGCACAGCCTTACCTGGTTGATTTTGTTAAAAAGATGGAAGGGTGGAAAACAAAGGACCTGAAGGTTTATTTTCTTTCTGCCAGTCCTGATGCGCTGCAAGAAGATAAGTAA
- a CDS encoding helix-turn-helix domain-containing protein, producing the protein MDALLIKTSYLPPFPLRPYIDRFWTCEGTAAAYAQPTMAMGTGAEMIFQLKAPMTIVSNGNMLLTPPPQAIYCVRHQHYRAMINNTHRFVAVRFKAGAIRHFCPLPVTGIIECFPDVHLLYGDEGQRLTEGLQRSKGTAQQLELISVFLSGLLRKYHRPHVLTDEAVRRLYHHRELPDMIAFSAALGSSYRQFERLFIQHVGVTPKAFQQAARLNNTLKYLLFRGIHNYLPVAFDFGYYDQSHFIRACRKYFGDKPRAILSPTGCDHHFYLSSCSASGLAERK; encoded by the coding sequence ATGGATGCGCTGTTAATAAAAACCTCTTATCTGCCACCATTTCCGTTACGTCCTTACATAGACCGCTTCTGGACCTGCGAAGGCACTGCTGCTGCTTATGCACAGCCAACCATGGCCATGGGCACCGGGGCGGAAATGATCTTTCAGCTTAAAGCACCCATGACGATCGTTTCGAATGGCAACATGCTTTTAACACCACCCCCGCAGGCCATCTACTGTGTCCGTCATCAGCATTACAGGGCGATGATCAATAACACCCACCGCTTTGTGGCCGTCCGTTTTAAAGCCGGTGCTATCAGGCATTTCTGCCCGCTGCCTGTAACCGGAATTATTGAATGTTTCCCCGATGTCCATCTCCTTTATGGCGACGAAGGTCAAAGGTTGACAGAAGGCTTACAGCGCAGTAAAGGTACCGCGCAGCAACTGGAGCTGATCAGCGTATTCCTGTCGGGATTATTGCGTAAATACCATCGTCCGCACGTATTAACAGACGAAGCCGTCCGGCGATTGTATCATCATCGTGAGCTCCCCGACATGATTGCTTTCAGCGCCGCTCTGGGCAGCAGCTACCGTCAGTTTGAGCGGCTTTTTATACAACATGTGGGTGTTACGCCCAAGGCGTTTCAACAGGCAGCGCGGCTGAACAATACGTTGAAATACCTCCTGTTCCGCGGCATCCATAACTATCTGCCGGTAGCATTTGATTTCGGGTACTATGACCAGTCACATTTTATCAGGGCATGCAGGAAGTACTTCGGTGATAAGCCGCGCGCTATCCTGTCGCCCACAGGCTGCGATCATCACTTTTACTTATCTTCTTGCAGCGCATCAGGACTGGCAGAAAGAAAATAA
- a CDS encoding SpoIID/LytB domain-containing protein, with protein sequence MRKQFLMITLAGCAVISSCEKRDTADHPAGPAATPATRFEFTVTDGITGFAVPGATITVTSPDGKESRLTAGKNGVASFPAANGKFSFVINGEGYRPLETYFSGGEDSLVRAEVHLDPQVNPAVAVAGKKGDASAVTISGYISDADEHTPLAGVEVQLGAYTARTDSRGYFTASFPVGQLPADPLAKPAQMDISAVKPGYITHVLKNFYLLPDAYTFKIALRTTASPSAQQNGRTGTEEVEYLRQGLLDRTADEMQQREAAAVAAENNTAAYGKATALALPSSIRVGRNCSCLTCSTVQVMSLESYTASGLDNEWISSWRAASLQAGAVAYRSYGAWHVLHPIRSNYDISSTPCSQAWGSETASSTINAANATAGIYLSQNGAVFRSEYSAENNNAGCGNGYSGTGSSWPCISDARCAGRATNGHGRGMCQWGSSFWASDKDYRWILNHYYNPGGVVIQ encoded by the coding sequence ATGAGAAAACAATTCCTGATGATCACCCTTGCCGGGTGCGCCGTTATCAGCTCCTGTGAAAAGCGGGACACCGCTGATCATCCGGCCGGTCCTGCCGCCACACCGGCCACGCGTTTTGAATTCACCGTTACAGACGGCATTACCGGTTTCGCCGTTCCTGGCGCCACCATTACCGTCACCTCTCCTGATGGAAAAGAAAGCCGGCTGACAGCCGGAAAAAACGGTGTCGCTTCTTTTCCTGCCGCCAATGGAAAATTCTCCTTCGTGATAAACGGGGAGGGATACCGGCCGCTGGAGACTTATTTTTCCGGCGGCGAAGACTCACTGGTCCGCGCGGAAGTTCATCTGGACCCACAGGTCAACCCTGCAGTGGCCGTTGCCGGGAAAAAAGGCGATGCTTCCGCGGTCACGATCAGCGGATATATCAGCGATGCGGATGAACATACGCCGCTCGCCGGCGTGGAGGTTCAACTGGGCGCCTATACCGCCCGGACTGACAGCAGAGGATATTTTACCGCCAGTTTTCCCGTTGGCCAGCTCCCCGCAGATCCTTTGGCGAAGCCAGCGCAGATGGACATCAGCGCTGTTAAACCGGGGTACATAACACATGTGCTGAAAAATTTTTACCTCCTGCCGGACGCTTATACGTTTAAAATAGCGCTTCGCACAACAGCTTCACCGTCGGCGCAGCAAAACGGCAGAACGGGCACTGAGGAAGTGGAATACCTGCGTCAGGGATTGTTGGACAGGACTGCTGACGAAATGCAGCAACGTGAGGCCGCTGCCGTGGCAGCGGAAAACAATACCGCTGCTTATGGAAAAGCAACCGCATTGGCGTTACCGTCCAGTATCCGTGTAGGGCGCAATTGTTCCTGCCTTACCTGTAGCACCGTGCAGGTGATGAGCCTTGAATCCTATACCGCTTCGGGACTTGACAACGAATGGATTTCCAGCTGGAGGGCCGCTTCCCTGCAGGCCGGCGCTGTCGCCTACCGTTCTTATGGTGCATGGCATGTATTGCATCCGATACGTTCCAATTATGATATTTCCAGTACGCCCTGCTCGCAGGCGTGGGGCAGCGAAACCGCTTCCTCTACCATCAACGCGGCGAATGCCACTGCCGGTATTTACCTCTCCCAAAACGGGGCTGTTTTCCGCTCGGAGTATTCTGCCGAAAATAACAACGCAGGTTGCGGCAATGGCTATAGCGGCACCGGCAGCTCATGGCCCTGTATCTCGGACGCACGATGTGCCGGACGGGCCACCAACGGCCACGGAAGGGGCATGTGCCAGTGGGGCTCCAGCTTCTGGGCCAGCGATAAAGACTACCGGTGGATACTGAATCATTATTACAACCCGGGAGGCGTTGTTATTCAGTAG